From Polynucleobacter sp. MWH-Braz-FAM2G, a single genomic window includes:
- a CDS encoding ScpA family protein encodes MTNSGNSSGSEPSAQPLSDLLDSTPSVTDGMSEAFAKLYGEPLFKLPTDLYIPPDALEVFLEAFEGPLDLLLYLIRKQNFNVLDIPMAQVTQQYLSYIDQIRHHNLELAAEYLLMAAMLIEIKSRMLLPMKKADSEEEVEDPRAELVRRLLEYERMKLAAQELDQIPQQGRDFQVAHGFVDTTVAITWPEVNVDDLQMAWRDVLHRAKLNQHHTITREELSVRDFMTRILRRLQSTRFVEFGELFEDAIKSGKGVAVVIVNFIAMLELSREALVEITQAEPYAPIYVRLAYTPVA; translated from the coding sequence ATGACTAATTCAGGCAATTCGTCTGGATCTGAGCCGAGCGCTCAGCCGTTATCAGATTTATTAGATAGCACCCCATCGGTTACGGATGGCATGTCTGAGGCGTTCGCCAAACTGTATGGCGAACCACTTTTTAAGCTCCCTACTGACTTATATATTCCACCAGATGCATTAGAAGTTTTTCTAGAGGCATTTGAAGGGCCACTAGACCTTCTGCTCTATTTAATTCGTAAGCAAAACTTCAATGTGCTGGATATTCCAATGGCACAGGTAACCCAGCAGTACCTGAGTTACATTGATCAAATTCGTCATCACAATCTTGAACTTGCTGCTGAGTATTTACTCATGGCAGCCATGTTGATTGAAATTAAGTCACGCATGCTTCTGCCGATGAAGAAAGCGGACAGCGAAGAAGAGGTTGAAGATCCTCGCGCAGAATTAGTACGCCGCCTCTTAGAGTACGAGCGCATGAAACTTGCCGCTCAAGAGTTGGATCAAATACCGCAACAGGGACGTGATTTCCAGGTAGCACATGGCTTTGTAGATACGACTGTGGCTATTACTTGGCCGGAAGTAAATGTCGATGACCTTCAAATGGCATGGCGTGATGTTTTGCATCGTGCAAAACTCAATCAGCACCACACTATTACACGCGAAGAATTGTCCGTAAGAGACTTTATGACACGCATCCTGCGACGCCTTCAAAGCACGCGCTTTGTAGAGTTTGGCGAACTATTCGAAGATGCGATTAAGTCTGGCAAAGGTGTTGCTGTGGTCATCGTAAACTTTATTGCAATGCTTGAACTCTCACGCGAGGCCTTAGTGGAAATCACTCAAGCTGAGCCTTATGCGCCAATTTATGTGCGCCTCGCCTATACCCCTGTTGCATGA
- a CDS encoding DUF3460 family protein, whose translation MARYQSEFTQFLNELKSEKPHLEADQQAGRALLWDKEPLSAEDQRRAKAAKLKQRAYVYSND comes from the coding sequence ATGGCAAGATATCAATCTGAATTCACCCAGTTCTTAAATGAACTCAAATCGGAAAAACCACATCTCGAGGCAGATCAGCAAGCGGGTCGAGCCCTCCTTTGGGACAAAGAACCATTGAGCGCCGAAGACCAACGTCGCGCCAAAGCTGCAAAATTGAAGCAACGCGCTTACGTCTATTCGAATGACTAA
- a CDS encoding methionyl-tRNA formyltransferase encodes MRIALIGSADFGKAALEAFLDRGDEIVAVFCPPDNPKSSKPEVLKEAALARGLNPLQFASLKGPDAAQAMIDSNADICVMAYVVQFVPQELVKIPKHGTIQYHPSLLPKYRGPSAINWAIALGEEKTGLTIFRPSDGLDEGEVILQKEVPIGPNDTLGKIYFDHLFPIGIKALMEAADLVVAGKHQELVQDESKANYEGWFDASAAQIHWASHISQIYNLIRACNPAPGAWTKFGEQKVQIYDCHKHVAATFSAVEGKPGEITQITLDSFFVACHGGQIEVLKAKGAAGKVSGAELAKELSLEVGQSFAL; translated from the coding sequence ATGCGGATTGCTTTGATTGGGAGTGCGGATTTTGGTAAAGCTGCTTTAGAGGCTTTTTTAGACCGAGGCGATGAAATAGTTGCTGTTTTTTGTCCGCCAGATAATCCCAAATCAAGTAAACCTGAAGTCTTAAAAGAGGCTGCGCTAGCAAGGGGATTAAACCCCTTGCAATTTGCATCATTAAAAGGTCCTGACGCTGCTCAAGCCATGATTGATAGCAACGCAGATATCTGTGTGATGGCTTATGTTGTTCAGTTTGTGCCGCAAGAGCTGGTGAAGATTCCGAAACATGGAACGATTCAATATCACCCATCCTTGTTGCCCAAGTATCGTGGGCCAAGCGCCATTAATTGGGCGATTGCATTGGGTGAAGAGAAAACCGGTTTAACAATCTTCCGCCCTTCAGATGGCTTGGACGAAGGTGAAGTAATTTTGCAAAAGGAAGTGCCGATTGGTCCAAACGATACGCTCGGCAAAATCTACTTTGATCATCTCTTTCCAATAGGCATTAAAGCGCTGATGGAGGCCGCTGATTTGGTAGTGGCCGGTAAGCATCAAGAATTGGTTCAAGATGAATCAAAAGCAAATTATGAAGGGTGGTTTGATGCAAGCGCTGCACAGATTCATTGGGCAAGCCATATTAGTCAAATCTATAACCTCATTCGTGCATGTAATCCTGCGCCAGGAGCTTGGACTAAGTTTGGCGAGCAAAAGGTCCAAATTTATGATTGCCACAAGCATGTAGCTGCAACATTTAGTGCTGTTGAAGGTAAGCCTGGAGAGATCACTCAAATCACTTTGGATTCTTTTTTTGTTGCCTGTCATGGTGGACAAATTGAGGTGCTCAAAGCCAAAGGTGCCGCTGGCAAGGTTTCTGGTGCAGAGTTGGCAAAGGAGTTAAGCCTAGAAGTAGGGCAGTCCTTCGCACTTTAA
- the metG gene encoding methionine--tRNA ligase, with the protein MSSSQRRLLVTSALPYANGQIHIGHLVEYVQTDIWVRYQRMRGHEVHYVGADDTHGTPIMLRAEKEGLTPKELIANVWKEHKRDFDNFLISFDNYYTTDSPENEKLAQNIYLKLRDAGLIEKRSIEQAYDPVKEMFLPDRFIKGECPKCGAKDQYGDNCEKCGATYSPTDLKNPFSVVSGATPIKKISDHYFFKLSDPRCEEFLRDWTQVKTPLQPEARNKMKEWVGQPGESKLGDWDISRDAPYFGFEIPDAPGKYFYVWLDAPIGYYASFLNYCQAKGLNFDEWVKPDTTTEQYHFIGKDILYFHTLFWPATLQFAGYRTPTNVFAHGFLTVDGEKMSKSRGTLISANSVIECGFNPEWFRYYFATKLNDSMEDLDLNLQDFVARVNSDLLGKYINIASRSAGFLVKRFDGVISDEAMDNPLLKEIAAASEKIAELYEGREYAKALRTVMELADKVNSFVDENKPWEIAKNPEREADLQRICSVTLEAFRMLSLYLKPVIPQVAAGVEQFLSLEPLSWGDINTPLSGKNPIKPYKHLMTRVEAPQIEALLAANL; encoded by the coding sequence ATGAGCAGCTCCCAACGTCGCCTTCTTGTCACTTCCGCCTTGCCGTATGCGAATGGTCAAATACATATTGGACATTTGGTCGAGTATGTACAAACGGATATTTGGGTTCGATACCAAAGGATGCGTGGTCATGAAGTCCACTACGTCGGTGCGGATGATACGCACGGCACTCCCATTATGTTGCGTGCTGAGAAAGAAGGGTTAACTCCCAAAGAGTTAATTGCCAATGTTTGGAAAGAGCACAAGCGGGATTTCGATAACTTCCTCATTTCATTTGATAACTACTACACCACTGATAGCCCTGAGAATGAAAAGTTAGCGCAAAACATTTATCTCAAATTACGGGATGCGGGATTGATTGAAAAACGATCCATTGAGCAAGCTTATGATCCCGTTAAAGAAATGTTTTTACCAGATCGCTTTATCAAGGGTGAATGCCCTAAGTGTGGTGCCAAAGATCAATATGGTGACAACTGTGAAAAATGTGGTGCGACTTACTCACCTACTGATCTGAAGAATCCATTTTCAGTAGTGAGCGGCGCAACTCCCATTAAAAAGATTTCTGATCACTACTTCTTTAAGCTATCTGATCCACGTTGTGAAGAGTTCTTACGCGATTGGACACAGGTAAAAACACCCTTGCAGCCCGAGGCTCGCAACAAGATGAAAGAATGGGTTGGTCAGCCAGGAGAAAGCAAGCTGGGTGACTGGGATATCTCCCGCGATGCCCCGTATTTCGGCTTTGAAATCCCAGATGCACCAGGCAAATATTTTTATGTATGGCTTGATGCGCCAATCGGCTACTACGCCAGCTTCCTTAATTATTGCCAGGCTAAAGGCCTTAATTTTGATGAGTGGGTTAAGCCAGACACAACCACCGAGCAATACCATTTCATCGGTAAAGATATCCTGTATTTCCACACATTATTTTGGCCGGCAACTTTGCAATTTGCTGGTTATCGCACACCAACCAATGTGTTTGCCCACGGGTTCTTAACGGTAGATGGCGAGAAAATGAGCAAATCTCGTGGCACCTTGATTTCAGCTAACAGCGTAATTGAGTGCGGCTTTAATCCTGAGTGGTTCCGTTATTACTTTGCAACAAAACTTAATGACAGCATGGAAGATTTAGATCTAAATCTTCAAGACTTTGTTGCGCGCGTCAACAGTGATTTATTAGGCAAGTACATCAATATTGCTAGCCGTAGTGCTGGTTTCCTAGTAAAACGTTTCGATGGCGTTATTTCCGATGAAGCAATGGACAATCCATTGCTTAAAGAAATTGCCGCAGCTAGCGAAAAAATTGCCGAGCTTTATGAGGGTCGCGAATATGCCAAAGCCCTGCGCACCGTGATGGAACTTGCTGACAAAGTGAATAGTTTTGTTGATGAAAATAAACCTTGGGAAATCGCCAAAAATCCAGAGCGCGAAGCTGATTTACAGCGCATCTGCAGCGTCACTCTCGAGGCATTCCGAATGCTCAGCCTGTATCTAAAACCCGTTATTCCTCAAGTAGCGGCTGGAGTAGAACAATTTTTATCTTTAGAGCCCTTGTCTTGGGGTGATATCAACACCCCACTGTCTGGCAAGAACCCTATTAAGCCCTACAAGCATCTGATGACGCGAGTAGAGGCTCCGCAAATTGAGGCTTTGCTGGCAGCAAACTTGTAA
- the panC gene encoding pantoate--beta-alanine ligase, with protein sequence MKIISDIQELRDHLRGQNRASFVPTMGNLHEGHLSLMRLARQHGDPVVASIFVNRLQFGPNEDFDSYPRTMQADIDKLEKEGVYILFAPTERDLYPQPQEYRVDPPQQLGDILEGEFRPGFFKGVCTVVLKLFSCVQPKVAVFGKKDYQQLMIIRQMAKQFALPVEIIPGETIRADDGLALSSRNGYLSVAERAEAPELQKTLKDVRERVLQLKERNHQSIQEIENAAIAALAKRGWEPDYIAIRQQSDLAPASNEQLQAGEPLVILTAAKLGKTRLIDNLEI encoded by the coding sequence ATGAAAATCATTAGCGATATCCAAGAACTACGTGACCACTTACGCGGTCAAAATCGAGCATCATTCGTGCCGACGATGGGCAATCTTCATGAGGGCCACTTATCGCTCATGAGACTTGCTAGACAGCATGGTGATCCAGTTGTAGCAAGTATCTTCGTGAATCGCTTGCAGTTTGGGCCTAATGAAGATTTTGATAGCTACCCCCGCACGATGCAGGCCGATATTGATAAGCTTGAAAAAGAAGGGGTGTATATCCTGTTTGCACCCACAGAACGAGATCTCTATCCACAACCGCAAGAATATCGTGTAGACCCCCCACAACAATTGGGCGATATCCTTGAAGGAGAATTCCGTCCCGGATTCTTTAAAGGGGTTTGTACAGTTGTGCTGAAACTGTTTTCTTGTGTGCAACCCAAGGTTGCTGTATTCGGTAAAAAAGATTATCAACAGTTGATGATTATTCGTCAGATGGCCAAGCAATTTGCTCTACCTGTTGAAATCATTCCAGGCGAAACGATTCGTGCGGACGATGGTCTTGCCCTCTCTTCGCGCAATGGCTACCTGTCTGTTGCTGAGCGCGCTGAAGCGCCTGAGCTGCAAAAGACTTTAAAAGATGTTCGTGAACGCGTTCTACAACTCAAAGAACGAAATCATCAATCCATTCAAGAAATCGAGAATGCAGCGATTGCTGCGCTTGCAAAGCGTGGCTGGGAGCCCGACTATATCGCCATTCGCCAGCAGAGTGACTTAGCCCCTGCATCCAACGAACAATTACAAGCCGGTGAGCCGCTGGTTATCTTGACAGCTGCCAAGCTCGGTAAAACACGTCTAATCGATAATCTCGAGATTTAA
- the frc gene encoding formyl-CoA transferase encodes MTKPLDGIRIIDFTHVQAGPACTQLLAWYGADVIKVERPGAGDVTRSQLRDIPGADALYFTMLNGNKRSLTLDTKTAEGKEVLEKMIKTSDVMVENFGPGALDRMGFSWKRIQELNPRMIMASVKGFSDGHSYEDLKVYENVAQCAGGAASTTGFWDGPPTVSAAALGDSNTGMHLAIGILTALMQREKTGRGQKVSCSMQDAVLNLCRVKLRDQQRLDKVGYLEEYPQYPHGSFSDVVPRGGNAGGGGQPGWVLKCKGWETDPNAYIYFTIQGHAWEPITKALGKPEWATDPAYMTAEARQDKIFDIFATIEDWLKDKTKYEAVDILRKFDIPCAPVLSMKELAASPDLRKSGSIVEVDHKVRGKYLTIGSPIKFSDLQIDVKPSPVLGEHTDEVLADLGYNAEDIAKLHAAKAV; translated from the coding sequence ATGACTAAACCATTAGATGGCATTCGTATTATTGACTTCACTCACGTACAAGCAGGTCCTGCATGTACTCAGTTGTTAGCTTGGTATGGCGCTGACGTGATTAAAGTAGAGCGCCCAGGTGCTGGTGACGTGACTCGTAGCCAGTTGCGCGATATTCCAGGCGCTGATGCTTTGTACTTCACTATGTTGAATGGTAACAAGCGTTCTTTGACTTTGGATACTAAGACTGCCGAAGGTAAAGAAGTATTAGAGAAGATGATCAAGACTTCTGATGTCATGGTTGAGAACTTTGGCCCAGGTGCTTTAGATCGCATGGGATTCTCTTGGAAGCGTATTCAAGAATTGAATCCAAGAATGATCATGGCTTCTGTAAAAGGTTTTAGCGATGGTCACTCATACGAAGATTTGAAAGTGTATGAGAACGTTGCTCAGTGTGCTGGTGGCGCCGCTTCTACAACTGGTTTCTGGGATGGTCCTCCTACAGTTTCTGCAGCTGCTTTGGGCGACTCCAATACTGGTATGCACTTGGCAATCGGTATTTTGACTGCTTTGATGCAGCGTGAAAAAACTGGCCGCGGTCAAAAAGTATCTTGCTCAATGCAAGACGCTGTATTGAATTTGTGCCGTGTGAAGTTACGCGACCAACAACGTTTGGACAAAGTTGGTTACTTGGAAGAGTACCCACAATATCCACATGGTTCATTCTCTGATGTAGTTCCACGTGGCGGTAACGCTGGTGGTGGCGGTCAGCCAGGTTGGGTTTTGAAGTGTAAGGGTTGGGAAACAGATCCAAACGCATACATCTACTTCACTATTCAAGGTCACGCTTGGGAGCCAATTACTAAGGCTTTGGGTAAACCAGAGTGGGCAACTGATCCTGCTTACATGACTGCCGAAGCGCGTCAAGATAAGATTTTTGACATCTTCGCAACAATTGAAGATTGGCTCAAAGATAAGACTAAATACGAAGCGGTGGATATCCTCCGTAAGTTTGATATTCCATGTGCCCCAGTTCTCTCCATGAAAGAATTGGCTGCATCTCCAGACTTGCGTAAGAGTGGTTCGATCGTTGAAGTTGACCACAAAGTACGCGGTAAGTATTTGACTATCGGTAGCCCAATCAAGTTCTCTGATTTGCAAATCGATGTGAAGCCATCTCCTGTATTGGGAGAGCATACTGATGAAGTGTTGGCCGACCTTGGTTACAACGCTGAAGATATTGCTAAGTTGCATGCAGCAAAAGCAGTTTAA
- the frc gene encoding formyl-CoA transferase, translated as MAKALEGVKILDFTHVQSGPTCTQLLAWFGADVIKVEKSGEGDATRGQLRDIPDADSLYFTMLNHNKRSITVNTKTQKGKEILERLIKECDVLVENFAPGALDRMGFSWERIQELNPMMIMASVKGFGPGPYEDCKVYENVAQCAGGSASTTGFDDGPPMVTGAQIGDSGTGLHLALGIVTALYQRTHSGRGQKVLAAMQDAVLNLCRVKLRDQQRLERNGLMQEYPQFPNGEFGDSVPRAGNASGGGQPGWIVKCKGWETDPNAYMYVIVQAPVWEAVCKVIGREDWITDVRFASPMARLPHLMEIFGEIEKWTMTMTKFEVMDVLNKYDIPCGPILSMKEIAEEPALRATGTVVEVDHPIRGKYLTVGNPIKMSDSPTEVTRSPLLGEHTDEILHELGYTTDDLIALRHDKVI; from the coding sequence ATGGCAAAAGCACTAGAAGGGGTCAAAATCCTCGACTTTACGCACGTTCAATCGGGACCAACCTGTACACAGTTACTGGCTTGGTTCGGTGCGGATGTAATCAAAGTAGAAAAATCAGGTGAAGGTGATGCAACTCGCGGTCAATTGCGCGACATCCCTGATGCGGACAGTTTGTATTTCACAATGTTGAATCACAATAAGCGTTCAATTACCGTCAATACCAAAACCCAAAAGGGTAAAGAAATTCTGGAGCGTTTGATTAAAGAGTGTGACGTTTTAGTTGAAAACTTTGCACCAGGCGCACTCGATCGTATGGGATTTTCTTGGGAGCGTATTCAAGAGCTCAACCCAATGATGATCATGGCTTCAGTAAAAGGATTTGGACCTGGACCATATGAAGATTGCAAAGTATATGAAAACGTAGCGCAGTGTGCTGGTGGCTCTGCATCTACTACTGGTTTTGATGACGGCCCTCCGATGGTGACTGGCGCACAAATTGGCGACAGTGGTACTGGTTTGCATTTGGCGTTAGGTATTGTTACAGCGCTTTATCAACGCACTCACTCTGGTCGCGGTCAAAAAGTATTAGCAGCGATGCAAGATGCAGTGTTGAACTTGTGCCGCGTGAAATTACGTGACCAACAACGCTTAGAGCGCAATGGCTTGATGCAAGAGTATCCACAGTTTCCTAATGGTGAGTTTGGTGATTCTGTGCCTCGCGCTGGCAATGCCTCTGGTGGTGGCCAACCTGGTTGGATCGTGAAATGCAAAGGCTGGGAAACTGACCCAAATGCTTACATGTATGTGATTGTTCAGGCTCCAGTTTGGGAGGCTGTATGTAAAGTTATTGGTCGTGAAGATTGGATTACTGATGTGCGTTTTGCATCACCAATGGCACGCTTACCCCACTTGATGGAAATTTTCGGCGAGATTGAAAAATGGACGATGACCATGACTAAGTTTGAGGTCATGGATGTATTAAATAAATACGACATCCCATGCGGTCCTATTTTGTCTATGAAAGAGATTGCTGAAGAGCCTGCATTGCGCGCGACTGGTACTGTAGTTGAAGTGGATCATCCGATTCGTGGCAAGTACCTCACTGTTGGCAATCCAATCAAGATGTCAGATAGCCCAACAGAAGTGACGCGTTCACCATTACTGGGTGAGCACACTGATGAGATTCTTCATGAGTTGGGTTACACCACTGACGATTTAATTGCCTTACGTCACGATAAGGTAATCTAA
- a CDS encoding formate dehydrogenase accessory sulfurtransferase FdhD: MAVKPTIQMSCASVPLVHEVKVMDECGRLKVTHIPGERPLTIYLDKREVVTLMTLGSAPEALVLGYLRNQRLVESPNDIESIQVDWETDSAAVKTRRSTVDIDALTSKRVVTTGCGQGTMFGGLIEEMAEIRLPEGPLLSQEAIVALIDSIRKHDTIYKKSGSVHACAVFERDGGDGVRLLHFIEDVGRHNAVDSISGLMWLANKPGKELIFFTTGRLTSEMVIKGAQMGIPFLLTRSGVTLMGLELARKTNLTILSRCSGKHFEIYNAPERVVFNQNSQ, translated from the coding sequence ATGGCAGTAAAACCGACCATTCAGATGTCTTGCGCCTCAGTACCATTGGTGCACGAGGTCAAGGTCATGGATGAGTGTGGGCGCCTAAAAGTTACCCATATTCCAGGGGAGCGTCCTTTAACCATCTATTTGGATAAGCGTGAGGTCGTAACACTCATGACTCTAGGTAGTGCCCCAGAGGCTCTGGTTCTAGGCTACTTACGTAACCAGCGACTGGTAGAGTCTCCTAATGATATCGAAAGCATTCAGGTCGATTGGGAGACCGATTCTGCCGCGGTCAAAACGCGTCGAAGCACTGTAGATATTGATGCCTTGACCAGTAAAAGGGTAGTGACAACTGGTTGCGGTCAGGGAACCATGTTTGGCGGCCTGATTGAAGAGATGGCGGAGATTCGACTACCTGAGGGGCCCTTACTTTCTCAAGAAGCTATCGTGGCTCTGATCGACTCTATTCGCAAGCACGATACGATTTACAAGAAATCTGGCTCGGTACACGCCTGCGCGGTATTTGAGCGGGATGGCGGGGATGGGGTGCGTCTCTTGCATTTCATTGAGGATGTGGGTCGGCACAATGCGGTTGACTCGATTTCTGGGTTAATGTGGCTGGCCAATAAACCTGGCAAGGAATTGATTTTCTTTACTACTGGACGTTTGACCTCTGAGATGGTTATTAAAGGGGCGCAGATGGGTATCCCTTTCCTTTTGACCCGCTCGGGGGTTACCTTGATGGGTCTGGAGTTGGCTCGTAAAACCAATCTCACCATCCTCTCCCGCTGCTCGGGAAAACATTTCGAGATCTATAACGCGCCTGAGAGGGTCGTTTTTAACCAAAACTCCCAATAA
- a CDS encoding autotransporter-associated beta strand repeat-containing protein, translating to MKTIASRLFIMGVLFLLAPLASAQTTCSNVDPATGTITGTTVTCTGTGAAYSGRIGATTSLATGAPTQSGITVTTDPNTSIGLNSTIFGPNTATINLLDNANITIGNNATVSAPNSGAAVDNSAIYFRNGGTLLIGAGATVVNYAIGGTGVPPINAGNNTIEFNSNNTITIQSGATVNADGNASSSEAINPTGTGNTINNSGTIKSRTGTAIWFQNSTGAGSLNTVNNLAGGLIQAGTGGQAIGASGNGSVNFNNWGTVSGNLSFATGTNNVTLYTGSSITGSINGGGGTNTLQLAGSGSSTFSNTTSNFQTLNKLDSGTWTLANPLTAISRLASVSVQAGTLTLQGDNSGYGGSTLISSGATLQGNALAIPGSTASGSTGLTNNGAIVFTDSGSGSYSGVISGAGSVSMTGSGVLTLSGANTYSGGTTVSSGTLVGTTTSIQGNVLNNSSVNFNQAFDGTYAGVMSGTGALAVDGSGIVTFSGANIYTGSTTINSGGTLALADSGTIANSASVANNGTFDLQQKTTNTNLVGSYTQSSGGTLKLGFTTANNEKLLIGTTASIAGSLYVNAAPGYYSAGRYTLINAQGGLTGRFSSFTNNFDEATSKYRLGYDGNDVFLYLDTPFLEVDNVNTVHSVQINASGLSSIYNQQVAAYQAALMYDCRVYDKNNICVSVGGRYTYSGPSPSANQQAALLVLGYKPSPNFRFGAFADQTISVATPSGFSQSNNSPMWGLFAKWYMNPDETGWGVQASGVASNSTLTITRQQLQNTEAGSGSTSFNGQGYQLTTNYHQPISNSVSVVPYVGLRYTHLNNGGYTEGSNANVTLPLSYNSLTQNTFSAIGGIGFRVGLSENLTGTASVGVQQNLKYSMNNYQVTSSIVGLENFSVAMPGNVNTMAAASAGLFYDINKRERLGFNVLWQQQPFIATNTTTALATYTIGY from the coding sequence ATGAAAACAATCGCATCTCGCTTATTCATAATGGGCGTTCTGTTCTTGTTAGCGCCCTTAGCGAGTGCGCAAACCACCTGTTCAAATGTTGATCCTGCTACTGGAACAATTACTGGCACTACAGTTACATGTACCGGAACTGGAGCTGCATATTCTGGACGCATTGGCGCCACAACCAGCCTGGCTACAGGTGCGCCAACGCAGAGTGGTATTACGGTTACAACGGACCCAAATACTTCAATTGGACTTAACTCTACAATTTTTGGCCCTAATACAGCAACAATTAATTTGCTTGATAACGCCAATATCACGATAGGCAACAATGCAACCGTGTCTGCGCCAAACAGTGGTGCTGCTGTAGATAATTCGGCAATCTATTTTCGTAATGGTGGCACTCTTTTAATTGGAGCCGGAGCAACTGTTGTTAATTACGCTATAGGTGGCACAGGCGTGCCTCCAATCAATGCTGGCAATAACACCATTGAATTTAATTCGAATAACACCATCACCATTCAAAGTGGTGCCACTGTGAATGCAGATGGCAATGCCTCTTCCTCTGAGGCGATTAACCCCACTGGAACTGGTAATACTATTAATAACTCTGGAACAATTAAATCCCGAACTGGTACAGCGATTTGGTTTCAAAATTCAACAGGAGCTGGTTCATTAAATACGGTAAACAACCTTGCTGGTGGTCTGATTCAAGCGGGTACGGGTGGCCAAGCGATTGGAGCTTCCGGAAATGGCAGTGTGAATTTCAATAACTGGGGAACCGTATCTGGAAATCTATCCTTCGCTACTGGAACAAATAATGTAACTCTTTACACGGGCTCGTCTATTACCGGTTCAATCAATGGCGGGGGCGGCACTAATACATTGCAATTGGCTGGTTCGGGATCCAGCACTTTTAGTAACACAACATCTAATTTTCAGACCTTAAATAAATTAGATTCAGGTACATGGACTCTTGCTAATCCGTTGACAGCTATCTCTAGATTGGCTTCGGTAAGTGTACAAGCTGGCACTTTAACTTTGCAGGGTGACAATAGCGGGTATGGCGGTAGCACATTGATCAGTTCGGGTGCCACCCTACAAGGAAATGCATTGGCGATTCCAGGCTCAACAGCAAGTGGTTCGACGGGTTTAACTAATAATGGAGCTATCGTATTTACTGATAGCGGTAGTGGCAGTTATTCAGGAGTTATTTCTGGAGCTGGTAGTGTATCCATGACTGGTTCTGGTGTTCTCACATTGTCAGGTGCTAATACTTACAGCGGGGGTACAACCGTTTCTTCTGGAACTTTGGTGGGAACTACAACAAGTATTCAGGGTAATGTACTAAATAATTCAAGCGTGAACTTCAATCAGGCTTTTGATGGCACCTATGCAGGAGTAATGAGTGGTACGGGTGCGCTTGCAGTAGATGGCTCAGGTATTGTGACATTCAGTGGTGCCAATATATACACGGGTTCTACCACGATCAATAGTGGCGGCACACTTGCCTTGGCGGATTCAGGAACGATTGCGAATTCAGCATCAGTTGCTAATAACGGAACCTTTGATTTACAGCAAAAAACTACTAATACCAATTTAGTAGGGAGTTATACCCAATCTAGTGGCGGCACACTTAAGTTGGGATTTACAACTGCAAATAATGAAAAGTTGTTGATTGGAACGACTGCTAGTATTGCTGGTTCACTCTATGTCAATGCTGCTCCTGGATACTATTCCGCAGGGCGCTATACCTTGATTAATGCTCAGGGAGGATTAACTGGTAGATTTTCTAGCTTTACAAATAACTTTGATGAAGCTACATCAAAGTATCGCTTGGGTTATGACGGTAATGATGTATTTTTGTATCTTGATACCCCATTTTTAGAGGTGGATAACGTCAATACTGTTCATTCTGTTCAGATTAATGCCTCTGGTTTATCAAGCATCTATAACCAGCAAGTTGCAGCATATCAAGCAGCTTTGATGTACGACTGTCGTGTTTACGATAAAAATAATATCTGCGTAAGTGTTGGTGGACGTTATACCTATTCAGGGCCATCACCATCAGCCAATCAACAAGCTGCTCTATTGGTCTTGGGTTATAAGCCTTCACCGAATTTTCGCTTTGGCGCATTTGCCGACCAAACCATTAGCGTTGCAACACCGTCTGGTTTTAGTCAAAGCAACAATAGCCCGATGTGGGGGCTATTTGCTAAGTGGTATATGAACCCAGATGAAACCGGGTGGGGGGTTCAAGCCTCGGGTGTTGCTTCGAATAGTACGCTGACTATTACGCGTCAGCAATTACAAAATACAGAAGCTGGTTCTGGTTCAACTTCATTTAATGGTCAAGGCTATCAGTTAACGACCAATTATCACCAACCAATAAGTAATTCGGTTTCAGTGGTGCCTTATGTTGGACTGCGTTATACCCATCTGAATAATGGCGGGTACACAGAAGGCAGTAATGCCAATGTGACATTACCGCTTTCATACAATTCGTTAACGCAAAACACTTTCTCAGCAATCGGGGGAATTGGTTTTCGTGTAGGGCTATCTGAGAACTTAACTGGAACTGCATCAGTTGGTGTTCAGCAAAATCTTAAATATTCTATGAACAACTACCAAGTTACTAGTTCGATTGTTGGATTAGAAAATTTTAGTGTAGCAATGCCTGGCAATGTGAATACGATGGCTGCAGCTTCTGCTGGTTTGTTCTATGACATCAACAAGCGGGAGCGTTTAGGCTTTAATGTGCTCTGGCAGCAGCAGCCATTCATTGCCACAAACACTACTACGGCGCTCGCTACCTACACAATTGGTTATTAA